One Buchnera aphidicola (Panaphis juglandis) DNA segment encodes these proteins:
- the rpsU gene encoding 30S ribosomal protein S21 — MPIIIIKDHEPFDVALRRFKRACEKAGILSEIRRREFYEKPTTKRKRAKASAVKRLIKKLSRENARRTRMY; from the coding sequence ATGCCAATAATTATAATTAAAGATCACGAACCATTTGATGTTGCATTACGAAGATTTAAAAGAGCATGTGAAAAAGCAGGAATACTTTCTGAGATTAGAAGACGAGAATTTTATGAAAAACCAACTACAAAAAGAAAACGAGCCAAAGCATCAGCTGTAAAAAGATTAATTAAAAAATTATCCAGAGAAAACGCTCGACGTACAAGAATGTATTAA
- the crr gene encoding PTS glucose transporter subunit IIA — translation MNLFSKFFKKKEKTPKITEIISPISGTIVDIESVPDEVFSKKIIGDGVAIQPSGGKIVAPVSGIIGKIFKTMHAFSIVTENNIEIFVHFGIDTILLKGKGFKQYAKEKQKVKIGDVILKYDLKFLEKKTKSLLTPIVISNMKHIKKLTKYSGKVFSGKTKIMSIIK, via the coding sequence ATGAATTTATTTTCTAAATTTTTTAAAAAAAAAGAAAAAACACCAAAAATTACTGAAATTATTTCTCCAATTTCTGGAACAATCGTGGATATCGAATCTGTTCCTGATGAAGTGTTTTCAAAAAAAATTATTGGAGATGGTGTAGCAATTCAACCATCAGGGGGGAAAATAGTTGCTCCTGTTTCTGGTATAATTGGTAAAATATTTAAAACAATGCATGCATTTTCTATTGTAACAGAAAATAATATAGAAATATTTGTACATTTTGGAATTGATACAATTCTATTAAAAGGTAAAGGTTTTAAACAATACGCAAAAGAAAAACAAAAAGTTAAAATCGGAGATGTAATACTTAAATATGATTTAAAATTTTTAGAAAAAAAAACAAAGTCTCTATTAACACCCATTGTAATCTCAAACATGAAACATATTAAAAAACTCACAAAATATTCTGGTAAAGTTTTTTCTGGAAAAACAAAAATTATGAGTATCATCAAATAA
- the ribB gene encoding 3,4-dihydroxy-2-butanone-4-phosphate synthase — MKPYLLSEFENFENRIKKAIHAIKSKKGIIIIDNKNRENEGDLVFSAEHMTIEQMALTIRNGSGIVCLCITEKKRQQLKLPMMVKKNTSKYQTGFTISIEAASGISTGVSAKDRLKTIKIASKNHVKESDLNKPGHIFPLCAHSGGVLSRPGHTEASIEIMNLAKLKPISVICELTNEDGSMSKINDIINFSKSYDMPILKIDDIIKYLTHYKN, encoded by the coding sequence ATGAAACCATATTTATTATCTGAATTTGAAAACTTTGAGAATAGAATAAAAAAAGCGATTCATGCAATAAAATCAAAAAAAGGAATAATTATTATAGATAATAAAAATCGTGAAAATGAAGGTGATTTAGTATTTTCTGCAGAACACATGACAATAGAACAAATGGCACTAACTATTCGTAATGGTAGTGGAATCGTGTGTTTATGTATCACTGAAAAAAAAAGACAGCAATTAAAATTACCAATGATGGTAAAAAAAAATACTAGCAAATATCAAACTGGATTTACAATTAGTATTGAAGCAGCTTCAGGAATATCAACAGGTGTATCAGCAAAAGACCGATTAAAAACAATAAAAATTGCTTCTAAAAATCACGTAAAAGAATCTGATTTGAATAAACCCGGTCATATTTTCCCATTGTGCGCTCATTCAGGTGGTGTATTATCAAGACCAGGTCACACAGAAGCATCTATTGAAATCATGAATTTAGCAAAATTAAAACCAATAAGTGTGATTTGTGAGTTAACTAATGAAGATGGAAGCATGTCAAAAATAAATGATATCATAAACTTTTCTAAATCATATGATATGCCTATATTAAAAATCGATGATATTATAAAATATCTGACACATTATAAAAATTAG
- the tsaD gene encoding tRNA (adenosine(37)-N6)-threonylcarbamoyltransferase complex transferase subunit TsaD — protein MRILGIETSFDDTGVAIYDSDLGLLINKLFHQSNIHYKYGGVVPELAAREYVHQVAPLIKSILQKENILSSIDGIAYTGGPGLSGSILVGAAVSCSLAYSCNIPSIPIHHMEGHLLSVMLEKRKPQFPFVALLVSGKHTQLIDVCSFGDYKILGETLDDAVGEVFDKVAQKLNLGYPGGALLSQFAKIGKLRNLNFPKPMKYHMNLDFSFSGLKTFTMNLIHKHFNDKNILHDIAFGFEDSVFDVLSYKSFQALKLTGYNKLVVAGGVSSNQKLIFKLKNMLKKYNKKLYFSRSEFCTDNAAMIAYVGMLYLKRGWPITNNIFVNPKWSILDIKKTYSNFYNVSDIL, from the coding sequence ATGCGTATTTTAGGAATTGAAACATCTTTTGATGACACTGGAGTTGCTATTTATGACAGTGACTTAGGATTATTAATAAATAAATTATTTCATCAGTCCAATATACATTATAAATATGGTGGTGTAGTTCCAGAATTAGCTGCAAGAGAATATGTACATCAAGTAGCTCCATTAATTAAATCTATTTTACAAAAAGAAAATATTTTAAGTAGTATTGATGGAATAGCATACACTGGAGGTCCAGGTTTATCTGGTTCAATTTTAGTTGGAGCTGCAGTAAGTTGTTCCTTGGCTTATTCATGCAATATTCCTTCTATTCCAATCCATCATATGGAAGGTCATTTACTTTCTGTAATGCTAGAAAAACGTAAGCCTCAATTTCCTTTTGTAGCATTGTTGGTATCAGGAAAACATACACAATTAATTGATGTTTGTTCATTTGGTGATTATAAAATTTTAGGAGAAACTTTAGATGATGCTGTGGGTGAAGTTTTTGATAAAGTTGCTCAGAAATTAAATTTAGGATATCCAGGAGGAGCTTTATTATCACAATTTGCTAAAATTGGAAAATTAAGAAATTTAAATTTTCCAAAACCGATGAAATATCATATGAATTTAGACTTTAGTTTTTCTGGATTAAAAACATTTACAATGAATTTAATTCATAAACATTTCAATGATAAAAATATTTTACATGATATTGCTTTTGGTTTTGAAGATTCGGTATTTGATGTATTATCATATAAGTCATTTCAGGCATTAAAATTAACGGGATATAACAAATTAGTAGTTGCTGGTGGTGTAAGTTCAAATCAAAAATTAATTTTTAAATTAAAAAATATGTTAAAAAAATATAATAAAAAACTATATTTTTCACGATCTGAATTTTGTACTGATAATGCAGCAATGATTGCATACGTTGGTATGTTATATCTTAAAAGGGGTTGGCCAATAACAAATAATATTTTTGTAAATCCAAAGTGGTCAATTTTAGATATAAAAAAAACATATTCTAATTTTTATAATGTGTCAGATATTTTATAA